Genomic window (Pristiophorus japonicus isolate sPriJap1 chromosome 9, sPriJap1.hap1, whole genome shotgun sequence):
AGACGCTTGCTAACGAGGATGTCATAAGTATGCTACAGTTGGCAGCCACTCAATAGGGGCTACTGGCCCCTGGTGAAGATGTGGGACCACAAAGAGAGGACCCAAGAATGTTTGTTAGCGCAATGTTAGGGGGCTGGCATTGTGGGATGCTGATAGACACGGGAGCGTCAAtatccataactaatctagacTTACCCCTTACTAAGGAAACGATCAGCATGCAACGAGTGGGAGGAGGTAACAGAAAGACAACTTTAAGTGAAATTGTACTATTGGAAGTACAGGGGATAATACTACCCACCCAGTATTGGTGCTGCCCCAATCCCAAAGGCACCATATTAGGATAGAAATATTAAGGGAAATAGGGGTACTCGTAACCGAGTAGTCTGGGGAGACGAGCACCAAACTCAGTGTAAATTTAACCAcccgggccatcagcagcagcaggtgcctgggatctgtccaatagatcccgagtgggaaacaaagggtgctTGGGGAAGTATATGTCAGTTATACCCTGCCCTATGGGCCCAACACAAACAGGACTGTGGGTTGGTGGGGCCCGGGCCAGTCAAGATCCCAGGCCCAGAACATAAAGCCCACAGGCAACACCCGCTGAAGCCCAACGCTGAAGCAGCTGTCCTTCAGATAGTGAAAGAATTGGAAAGGCAAGGGGTGGTGAGACAAACAATAGCTACAAACAACTCACCAGTATGGCCGGTAAAGAAACCAGACGCCTCATATAGGCTGACAATAAACTATACTGTCTTAAACAAAGTTACACCCCGGgagcacccgatagtggccagcccgaCAACGATTTTCAATAGCTTGGGCccggaacataaaatattcaccgtattggatatagcaaatggattttgggccatacccttaGACAAAGGGTCACAAGGGAAGTCCGCCTTCACTGTAAAAGGAAAGCAGTATACATGGACTAGAGTGCCCCAAGGATTCCATAACAGCCCAAGTATATTCCACCGGACGCTGGCTGGGGTCCTGGAGCCAACAGATGTAGGGGAAGGAAGTACCCTCTTGTAATATGTGGACGACAGGCAGGGCTGAAAGCCAATCCAAAAAAAGGCCAAGATAGGGAAGGGCCAAGTCACATACCTAGGGTATATAGTAACACAAGAGAAAAGGCAGAGGataggaaggaggccattaggacgATGCCAAAGGCAGGGACCGTAAAGAGAGTCAGACAGGTAGTAGGACTGTTTAATTACTGTCGGAACTTTATTCCAGTATATGCAGAAATGGCTCAGTCCATACAAGATTTGATAAAAGGGGGAAAGCCCTCCCAAGAGCTGGTAGACTGGGGCTCCAAACAAGCAGCATTTCAACAGCTGAAACAGGCCCTAATGAGCGCCCCCGCCCTGAGAGTACCGGACCAGAATAAGCCCTTCCATGTTTATAATCACCAGAGCAAAAATCACTATAATGCAGTGGTGGCCCAGCAACATGGGGACAAGCAATGACCGGTGAGTATTACTCCTCTAAGcaacaacctgtagctgcaggattaTCTAGATGTGTAGCCGCTCTCGACTGCGCAGGCAGGGCAGTCAGAATTAGTGAACCCATAGTAATGTCAGGACAAATTATCCTACATACGCAACATACCCTGGTAGAGCTATTAAACACGGGGAGACTGAGAACAATGTCAGACGCAAGAGCGACATGGGAAGCGGTACTAATACCCCCGAGCAGCACAGTAACAATAGTAAAAGATAGCAGTAACAACCCCacagggtggatcattacagaaGGCCACGTTCATGAACGTAACCCGATAGAGGGGGCAGAGGAAAGTAGCTCGATAAAGGAAGAGCCACTCGAGGGAGCAGAAATGGACCTTTACATACACGGGTCGCATCGGTACATCGATCGAAAGCCCCAAACGGGTGGGCGGTAGTAGACGGTGAAGGGCAAACAAGGGGAGTTGGGCAGTTAGAAGGGAGCCTTTTGGCCCAAGTGCCGAATTAGTCGCCCTAACAGAAGCCCTCAAATGGGCAAAAGGTAAAAGGGTAAAAATATGTACAGACAGCCAATACGCGTTTGGGGTGGTCCACGATACTATGGTAGCCTGGTGTCGGCGAGGTTATATGACATTGGGGAGAGGACCAATTCGACACGAGAACATCGTTAAGGAACTGGTAAAGGCTTCCCTCCAGCCCCAGAAATGTGCAATAGTACAGATCAAAGCCCATAAGAAAATTACTGACAGACATCAGCAAGGGAATGCATGGGCGGATGAGGCAGCTAAGTGAGCGGCAGAAGTACGGGGCCTACGGGCTAAAATAAGTGCCTGTGCACTTGGGCCGGAAGAAGTAAATATGTTTAAAGTACAGGAGGCAACCATACAGCAGATAAAGAtgaatggaaaagacagggagcTAAACAAGGCGCGGATGGAATCCGGAGGAAAGATTGTAATGTGGTAGCCCCAGAGTGCATACAACAAAACTTATTGAGTATATACCACGGGTATGCGCATACAGGTAAGACCAGCATGACGTGTTCAATGTCccaatgctggtggtggaagggaatgggaagagatattGAAAATGACTGTAGGACGTGCTTAACATGCGTAAAGCATAACCCAGGTGGAaaaataaaggtcagaatgggacatcaacccTGAACAAAGGGACCATGAGAAAACCTGCAGATAAACTTCACGGGCCCGTTGCCCAATCACCAGGGAAAAACATATTGTttggttataatagatcaattcacAAAATGGATAGAAGCATTCGCAACTAGAAATTGCTCAGCTGAGACGGTGGCTAGAATATTAGGAGAAATTATACCTAGGTGGGGAATGtccctacagatagattcagatCAGGGTACACACTTCACGGGTAAAGTAATGAAATAAGCATGCGCCCTACTGGGAATCAAGCAGAAATGTCATATCCCCTATCATCCGGAATCGTCCGGATTAGTAGGACGTACGAACGAAGGACCCTGAAGAATGCATTGGTCAAGGTGATCGACgagacaggaaagggatgggtagatatgctgccctggattttaatgaagttaagggcgaccccaaaccagaccaccagactcacaactttcgaactaatgacaggaagggcaatgAGATTACCTGAGGTTCTAATGACGGAGAGTGATGACGTTGGATCCTACCGGGACCGAGTAAGAAGATTTGTGATGGAATTATGTAAACAATTACAAGATCTGAAGGCACCGGGAATCACAATGCGGTAATGGGTCCTTATGGGGAATGTTTGCGTGTAAAATAGGTATCCCAACCATCACAATAGCCCCAACCAGAACCCCCAGGATGCCCAAACATGAAACAGGGGGCAAGCGGAGGATTAGTAATGAAAACAACTAGAGACAAAATCCACTTCGGGGTACGCCAAAGGGTAATTACGGTATTGTTAAACCTAACGGATATAACGATCCCACTGTTTTGTGGTAAGAAAACCATAAGATTATATGAAAACCTAACCCTAAGGGCCCTTGAGGGGCCCAAATTCAAGACTATGAAGTTCAACGTAAAGAAGTTCAACGTAAAAAAGCCAAATAAATATGGGAAAggcgggaggagaaagaggggaatatTGGAAATGGTGGGCGCAGGATCTTCAAACAATAGACGAGCAGATCATCAACCTGACACAGATCTTAAAAGGACTGCTGGAAAGGGGAGATGATAAGAAAATATAGGCCCAGCTAGGGGACGGGGCGGAGTAGGAACTGCTGCAGGTTGCCCATACATTGCGGGACCATGCATAAATGACAAATTTGGTAAACCAGGCTGGATAAACTATGAGTAAAAGAAAGGAGGCCGAGATAGTTTGTGCGGGATATGGGGCTTGGATGCTCAATACGGTGGAACATAACATagaacaactccagaatggggaggtGCCAGATTGGATAATCGATGATGTATTTGCTGAATGGACATTGGGCAAGAATGACACCCAAGCCTGTGCGGTCCGGATGAATAGCCATGCCTGGGTCCCTAAGAACAGGTGTGTAACCAGACATCAGAATATAATAAGGTTTGTGTTATCAATATGTACCACAATATGACATGACAAAGGGAAACACACTGTACTAAGTaaacaatataggagaaataaggaatcagaccCATGTGCAGTTTTACAAATTGCACCAGTACGTAATTAAAAAGGGAAACAATACCAAAGGTGTCCATGTTAAAGATTGTTTTaagaataatcaagttgttttatgccGACAGCACCCAGACCTAGGTAACAACAACTGTGGATATGGCCAAACAGAAGGACATGTGTTGAGTGTCACACCGCTGACAATGGATTCCGAAACGACTGCAGCCTCACAAGGAAATGGAGgctggtgtgtgagcaccacggcggtCAACATGACAGTGGGGGGAGGTACCTACTGCCCGATCACGATCATCGACTTCTGTTTTACACCAAAAGAAGTCGTCGATATTCAGGGATACATCATATATCCAGAATTGAAAGGCGAGTCAGTCAACGGGATGGCGATGGAAACTATCAAAGCAGGGTATAAAGGTTTTGAGGAACCACAAGGACAACATATACCCAAACTTAGTGAAGAACAAACTAAGTTGGAACAGGACATCCATGAACAACGGCAGaagtacatcatcctgatgaagaagatcgacaaactccagaaggacactaaagaaatgttggcaaaccaaCCCTGGTATACAAGGCTTTGGAACTTTGGACTAAACATGCAGGTGCACCCCTGGATTAAAATAATATCCCAAGTATTGGTGATTGTACAATGTGTGGTTTTAACGGTATTGTTGATTGAACTATGTTGGAGATGTAAACGACAGGCGAGGAAAGCCATTGCTCAGGCCACCATAAAAGCCTTAGAAGAAACTAAACCTTTAGTAtctaaggaaaaatctgtaaaacGGGTAAATGGTGTGTAAAGGTAAAGAGATACGAGAAACCATCCTGAAGTAAGGGCTTGGCCACCTAGAAGGATGGATTAAGCTGACAATATCACTTCCCCTTTGGATGAAATAATGAGGGGACGGCACATTGGCCTATCTTGgggtatatagccaagggccaacaggggggattgtaagggcaagattgattatcaaagatgttatctgacTATTGTGAAAGCACTGAGCTGGCTAAACAAGAGGTATGCTTAAAACCACACATATGCATAAAACACAATAGAGCTACGAGATGATCactcgttgacctcgggctcaagggagcagtAAAGAAATCCAAAGAGGAACTACTATaaccatataacaatataaggcgagtgacaccaggaagaagggaacaaatgggtattcgatcatgcgttggtacaaccaatcacgtcactgttaaggtccatccacgaggacactcatgtgccaaaacctgtataattaaggtgTAATTTGAACAGTTCAGTGGAGATCCTCTCAGGCgactgagaagtgagatgctccccctgCATGTGCTGGAATAAAAGATCGTTGAAGCTTATCCAAGGTATCAGgctgttgaatccgggcttgttaCGAGAGGACAAGGGCAATTCTCTCCATCAGGGAGGTTTAATGGAGATGTTGAAagttatgaaggattttgatagagtaaataagaagaaactgtttccagtagcagagGGGTTGGTAACCAGCAGACACAGAATTGGCAATAGAATCAAAgggagagatgaggagatattttttcCACAGCAAGTTATTATGATCTGAAATGTACTGCcgaaaagggtggaggaagcagattcaataataacgaaagaaagagtagggcttattagagaccaaaaatgaaacttgtgtgtggaggcagaaattatgggcatggttcttaatgaatactttgggtgtgtcttcacaaaagagagggacgatacagacattgtagttgaggagcaggagtgtgaaatattggatgagataaatatagtgagagaggaaatattaaagggtttagtatctttgaaagtagataactctccagacccagatgaaatgtatccaagactattaagagaagcaaggaaataaataacagaggctctgaccaccattttccgatcctctggctacaggtgtggtgctggaggactgcaggACAgcttaacgttgtaccattgtttaaaaagggagaaagggatagatcaagtaattacaggccagtcaagctaacctcagtggtgggcaaattatgggaaaaattctgaggaacagcataaatcattttaaaaagtacaaattaatcaaggacagtcaacatggatttgttaatgtaaggtcatgtctgactaacttgattgaactttttgaggagacaacaaggagggtcgatgagtgtagcgcatttaaaactgagatgaggaggaatttcttctctcagagggttgtaaatctatggaattctctggcccagagagctgtggaggttgggttattgaatataattaaggcggagataggcagatttttgagcgataagggagtaaagggttatggggagcgggcagggaagtggagctaagtccacgatcagatgagccgtgatctcattgaatggcagagcagactcgaggggccgtatggcctactcctgctcctatttctaatgttcttatgatgtagtcgacatggcaaactggtcagaaaagtaaacgtccatgggatccagggcaaagttgcaagttggatccaaaattggctaagaggcaagaagcaaaggatgatggttgatgggtgtttttgtcacTGGAAGGCTGCCTCCAGTGAggttcagtactaggttccttgctttttgtggtatatatcaatgatttagacttgaatacagggggcatgattcagaagtttgaacatgatacaaaaattggccgtgtgcttgatagtgaggaagaaagctgtaaactgcaggaaggtatcaatgcatTAGTCAcgtggcagaaaagtggcaaatggaattgtgtCCGGAGAACTGTGAAGTAGTGAATTTGGggaggctaacaaggaaagagaatacatattaaatggtagtagGATATGGAGAAGtgaagaggaacagagggaccttagagtgcatgttcacagattcctgaaggtagcaggacaagtagataaggtggttaagaaggcatacggaatacttgccttgattaactgaggcatagaatataagatcatagagaggttatgcttgaagtgtataaaacactagttaggccacaactgtactgcgtgcagttctggtcatcgcattacagcAATGAcatgtttgcactagagagggtgcagagaagatttacgaggatgttgcctggattggagaattttagttatggggaaaaattgcagatgctgggtctgttttctttggaacagaggaggctgaggggagacctaattgagatgtataaaattatgaggggcctggatagaatggataggaagggcctgtttcccttcgCCCAGGAGTTAACATgcgggggacatagatttaaagtaattagaggagatatgaggagaaatttcttcacccagaaggtagtggggatctggatctcactgcatgaaagggtggtagaggcagaaaccctcatcacatttaaaaaaataattggatgtgcacttaaagtgccgtaacctacagggctgtggaccaacAGCGGGAACgtgggagtaggctggatagctctcggtcAGCCAGCACctacacgatgggcctaaatggcctccttctgcgctgtaaatttctatgattctacgctgactgacctgagtatttccaacattttctgtttttattacatactAACCCTTAATGTTCGGCTTCTTGCGCCAGGATTCTGGGTTCCAGTTGAGCTCCCGCTGCAGCCCCTGTGAATCGAATCAATACACAATCTGATGTTTGTTTTAGAAATATTTAGCGCCGTTACCTTTAGCCCTTTTGCGGCCTGCTGATTGGTGAATCACTCGCTGGTGACATGTACAGTCCAATGAGAATCAGGACAAAGGGACCAATCACAAGAGCCTCCACCGCATTCCTCCTGAAGGTATAAGAAGGGCGAGTGCCGGAATAATTGCTCATTGTGAGATTGTGGAAATGTCGGGAAGAGGAAATAGGTGCCGGGAAAGTTCGGGCCAAGCCCAAGTCTCGCTCATCCCGAGCCAGACTGCAGTTCtcggtgggccgtgttcacaggctcctgcgaaaggggaactatgctgagcgtgtgggtgccggagccccggcctatctcgctgctgtgctcgagtacctgaccgctgaaatcctggaattGGCCGGCAACGCGgttcgcgacaacaagaagacccacaTCATTCCCAGGCACCTGCAGGGCGGGGTGTTGcccaatatccaggctgtgctactGCCCAAGAAAACCAGTGCCGTGAGCTCCAAAACAAAGTGAAGCAGCGAAactttaatctaataacccaaaggctcttttcagagccgccCACAGTATCGGTGAAAGGGGCAGATTACCGTCTGAAGCGAGTCACATTTTTAAGTCTATTTTAATCACTCCGAATGTTTGCCTCTAACCATTATATTTCGGTTCTGTACTCACGCTCGCTCTCCTCCAGTTAACGGTGGATTATAGTTTGTCTGAATTCCACCACTTTCGATCTAAAATACCAATCTGTTCTGGCGTATGAATAGCTTGGGAGTTGAATTAATTTAGTAATAAAAAGGCCTGATGTAGTTCTAGGTCTTAACACCGTAAGTGGGGGAAGTCTTAGAATTTGAACTTTGGCAGTAAGCGGGGGTAGCATCATTAACGGGCTCCTTTCCTAAACATTACTTTTTCTCAGATCTACCttttccccaccccactcccccaacaAAAAGCTGCCGGTGATTAGTGAGACTGCGATGTTTATCATTAATACCCCAGCAAATGAATCGGACAGAGGACGCAGCAATGTATCGGCTGTTCCAGATCTCGGTGCTGCACCCCTGGAAGTACAGTTCTGTGGCACCACATAACCATGTCGCACCGAAAGTTAATGAGCAATACATATCAGTATGCCAGTAGGCGGTTGCATCTCTTTCGTTTGCGGAtttggtggctcttaaaagagccgttgttgcacttgttgttggagggtttaggcgcgctccccgcggatgcggcgaGCCAGCTGTATGTCCTTtggcatgatggtgactcgcttggcgtggatggcgcacaggttggtgtcctcaaagagccccaccaggtaagcctcgctggACTCCTGTAGGGCCATGATAGCCGAGCTCTGGAAGCGaaggtcggtcttgaagtcctgtGCGATCTCtcgcaccaggcgctggaagggcagtttgcggatgagtagctcggtggatttctggtaacggcggatctccctcagagccacagTGCCGGGTCTGTAACGGTGAGgtttcttcactccgcccgtggctggagcactcttccgggccgctttggtagccagctgtttgcgaggagctttccctccagtcgatttgcgcgctgtctgcttggttCTGGCCATCGTCTGAACAGATTGTACTACAAACTGGAGCAGGCAGGATTAAT
Coding sequences:
- the LOC139272669 gene encoding histone H3-like, producing the protein MARTKQTARKSTGGKAPRKQLATKAARKSAPATGGVKKPHRYRPGTVALREIRRYQKSTELLIRKLPFQRLVREIAQDFKTDLRFQSSAIMALQESSEAYLVGLFEDTNLCAIHAKRVTIMPKDIQLARRIRGERA